In Nicotiana tabacum cultivar K326 chromosome 2, ASM71507v2, whole genome shotgun sequence, the following proteins share a genomic window:
- the LOC107778307 gene encoding serine carboxypeptidase-like 50 yields the protein MESRPKPLPLLMLFYCLLSSAIITVLSSFPKEALPTKSGYLTVNSTTGSAIFYTFYEAQKPSTKLPLSETPILIWLQGGPGCSSMLGNFYELGPYRVSSSFRQNVEHLSLEPNPGSWNRIFGLLFLDNPIGTGFSIASTPDEIPRNQHDVAKHLFKATREFVALDPLFKTRPIYLTGESYAGKYVPAFGYYTVKKNAGLPKSRQLNLAGVAIGNGLTDPDTQVGTHALSAYYSGLINEKQKTQLESLQKEAIRLTKNGNWSAATSARSRVLGMLTNMTGLATLYDFRRLKPYEDELVAKFLSNVDIKRALKANDSIAFEVCSDSVGKALHEDVMKSVKYMVEFLVKNTKVLLYQGQCDLRDGVVSTEAWMKKMKWDEIDKFLEAERKVWRVNDGLAGYVQKWESLSHVVVMNAGHLVPTDQAVNSQVMIEDWVLEKGLFATGQIKQKPRNIGKSL from the coding sequence ATGGAGTCCAGACCAAAACCACTGCCCCTCCTTATGCTCTTCTATTGCTTATTATCATCAGCAATAATAACTGTGCTATCTTCCTTTCCCAAAGAAGCCCTGCCAACAAAATCAGGTTACCTCACAGTTAACTCAACAACTGGCTCAGCCATTTTTTACACTTTCTATGAAGCCCAAAAACCCAGCACAAAACTCCCTCTTTCTGAAACCCCAATTCTCATTTGGCTCCAAGGTGGTCCTGGTTGCTCTTCTATGCTTGGAAACTTCTATGAACTTGGTCCTTACCGTGTATCGTCTTCTTTCAGGCAAAACGTCGAACATCTTTCGCTCGAACCTAATCCTGGTTCTTGGAATCGAATATTTGGGCTCCTTTTTCTTGATAATCCTATTGGAACTGGATTTAGTATTGCTTCGACTCCTGATGAGATACCAAGAAACCAACATGATGTTGCTAAACACCTTTTTAAAGCTACAAGAGAGTTTGTTGCATTAGATCCTTTGTTTAAGACGCGTCCGATTTACTTAACCGGTGAAAGTTATGCTGGTAAATATGTGCCAGCATTTGGGTACTATACAGTGAAAAAGAATGCGGGTTTGCCTAAATCAAGACAGTTGAATTTAGCTGGTGTCGCGATTGGGAATGGATTGACTGACCCCGATACTCAAGTGGGCACTCATGCTTTGAGTGCTTATTATTCCGGATTGATCAATGAGAAGCAAAAGACACAATTGGAATCGCTTCAAAAGGAAGCGATTCGACTTACCAAAAATGGCAATTGGAGCGCGGCAACGAGTGCTAGATCGAGGGTGTTAGGGATGTTGACGAATATGACGGGGCTTGCCACTTTATATGATTTTAGGAGGCTAAAGCCTTATGAAGATGAATTGGTGGCTAAATTTTTAAGCAATGTAGATATCAAGAGGGCTCTAAAAGCAAATGATTCGATAGCTTTTGAAGTATGCAGTGATTCAGTAGGCAAAGCATTGCACGAGGACGTGATGAAAAGCGTGAAGTACATGGTGGAGTTCTTGGTTAAGAATACTAAGGTGTTGTTATACCAGGGACAGTGTGATTTGAGAGATGGAGTGGTGTCGACTGAGgcatggatgaagaagatgaagtgggACGAAATTGATAAGTTTTTGGAGGCGGAGCGGAAGGTTTGGAGAGTGAATGACGGGCTTGCTGGATATGTGCAAAAGTGGGAGAGTTTGAGCCATGTTGTGGTAATGAACGCAGGGCATCTTGTGCCTACTGATCAAGCAGTGAATTCTCAGGTGATGATTGAAGATTGGGTATTGGAAAAGGGATTGTTTGCCACGGGTCAGATTAAGCAAAAGCCAAGAAATATTGGTAAATCACTCTGA
- the LOC107778313 gene encoding serine carboxypeptidase-like 50 isoform X3, with product MLGNFYELGPYRVSSSFRQNVEHLSLEPNPGSWNRIFGLLFLDNPIGTGFSIASTPDEIPRNQHDVAKHLFKATREFVALDPLFKTRPIYLTGESYAGKYVPAFGYYTVKKNAGLPKSRQLNLAGVAIGNGLTDPDTQVGTHALSAYYSGLINEKQKTQLESLQKEAIRLTKNGNWSAATSARSRVLGMLTNMTGLATLYDFRRLKPYEDELVAKFLSNVDIKRALKANDSIAFEVCSDSVGKALHEDVMKSVKYMVEFLVKNTKVLLYQGQCDLRDGVVSTEAWMKKMKWDEIDKFLEAERKVWRVNDGLAGYVQKWESLSHVVVMNAGHLVPTDQAVNSQVMIEDWVLEKGLFATGQIKQKPRNIDSGR from the exons ATGCTTGGAAACTTCTATGAACTTGGTCCTTACCGTGTATCGTCTTCTTTCAGGCAAAACGTCGAACATCTTTCGCTCGAACCTAATCCTGGTTCTTGGAATCGAATATTTGGGCTCCTTTTTCTTGATAATCCTATTGGAACTGGATTTAGTATTGCTTCGACTCCTGATGAGATACCAAGAAACCAACATGATGTTGCTAAACACCTTTTTAAAGCTACAAGAGAGTTTGTTGCATTAGATCCTTTGTTTAAGACGCGTCCGATTTACTTAACCGGTGAAAGTTATGCTGGTAAATATGTGCCAGCATTTGGGTACTATACAGTGAAAAAGAATGCGGGTTTGCCTAAATCAAGACAGTTGAATTTAGCTGGTGTCGCGATTGGGAATGGATTGACTGACCCCGATACTCAAGTGGGCACTCATGCTTTGAGTGCTTATTATTCCGGATTGATCAATGAGAAGCAAAAGACACAATTGGAATCGCTTCAAAAGGAAGCGATTCGACTTACCAAAAATGGCAATTGGAGCGCGGCAACGAGTGCTAGATCGAGGGTGTTAGGGATGTTGACGAATATGACGGGGCTTGCCACTTTATATGATTTTAGGAGGCTAAAGCCTTATGAAGATGAATTGGTGGCTAAATTTTTAAGCAATGTAGATATCAAGAGGGCTCTAAAAGCAAATGATTCGATAGCTTTTGAAGTATGCAGTGATTCAGTAGGCAAAGCATTGCACGAGGACGTGATGAAAAGCGTGAAGTACATGGTGGAGTTCTTGGTTAAGAATACTAAGGTGTTGTTATACCAGGGACAGTGTGATTTGAGAGATGGAGTGGTGTCGACTGAGgcatggatgaagaagatgaagtgggACGAAATTGATAAGTTTTTGGAGGCGGAGCGGAAGGTTTGGAGAGTGAATGACGGGCTTGCTGGATATGTGCAAAAGTGGGAGAGTTTGAGCCATGTTGTGGTAATGAACGCAGGGCATCTTGTGCCTACTGATCAAGCAGTGAATTCTCAGGTGATGATTGAAGATTGGGTATTGGAAAAGGGATTGTTTGCCACGGGTCAGATTAAGCAAAAGCCAAGAAATATTG ATTCTGGGCGATGA
- the LOC107778313 gene encoding serine carboxypeptidase-like 50 isoform X2 gives MLGNFYELGPYRVSSSFRQNVEHLSLEPNPGSWNRIFGLLFLDNPIGTGFSIASTPDEIPRNQHDVAKHLFKATREFVALDPLFKTRPIYLTGESYAGKYVPAFGYYTVKKNAGLPKSRQLNLAGVAIGNGLTDPDTQVGTHALSAYYSGLINEKQKTQLESLQKEAIRLTKNGNWSAATSARSRVLGMLTNMTGLATLYDFRRLKPYEDELVAKFLSNVDIKRALKANDSIAFEVCSDSVGKALHEDVMKSVKYMVEFLVKNTKVLLYQGQCDLRDGVVSTEAWMKKMKWDEIDKFLEAERKVWRVNDGLAGYVQKWESLSHVVVMNAGHLVPTDQAVNSQVMIEDWVLEKGLFATGQIKQKPRNIDSTDSGR, from the exons ATGCTTGGAAACTTCTATGAACTTGGTCCTTACCGTGTATCGTCTTCTTTCAGGCAAAACGTCGAACATCTTTCGCTCGAACCTAATCCTGGTTCTTGGAATCGAATATTTGGGCTCCTTTTTCTTGATAATCCTATTGGAACTGGATTTAGTATTGCTTCGACTCCTGATGAGATACCAAGAAACCAACATGATGTTGCTAAACACCTTTTTAAAGCTACAAGAGAGTTTGTTGCATTAGATCCTTTGTTTAAGACGCGTCCGATTTACTTAACCGGTGAAAGTTATGCTGGTAAATATGTGCCAGCATTTGGGTACTATACAGTGAAAAAGAATGCGGGTTTGCCTAAATCAAGACAGTTGAATTTAGCTGGTGTCGCGATTGGGAATGGATTGACTGACCCCGATACTCAAGTGGGCACTCATGCTTTGAGTGCTTATTATTCCGGATTGATCAATGAGAAGCAAAAGACACAATTGGAATCGCTTCAAAAGGAAGCGATTCGACTTACCAAAAATGGCAATTGGAGCGCGGCAACGAGTGCTAGATCGAGGGTGTTAGGGATGTTGACGAATATGACGGGGCTTGCCACTTTATATGATTTTAGGAGGCTAAAGCCTTATGAAGATGAATTGGTGGCTAAATTTTTAAGCAATGTAGATATCAAGAGGGCTCTAAAAGCAAATGATTCGATAGCTTTTGAAGTATGCAGTGATTCAGTAGGCAAAGCATTGCACGAGGACGTGATGAAAAGCGTGAAGTACATGGTGGAGTTCTTGGTTAAGAATACTAAGGTGTTGTTATACCAGGGACAGTGTGATTTGAGAGATGGAGTGGTGTCGACTGAGgcatggatgaagaagatgaagtgggACGAAATTGATAAGTTTTTGGAGGCGGAGCGGAAGGTTTGGAGAGTGAATGACGGGCTTGCTGGATATGTGCAAAAGTGGGAGAGTTTGAGCCATGTTGTGGTAATGAACGCAGGGCATCTTGTGCCTACTGATCAAGCAGTGAATTCTCAGGTGATGATTGAAGATTGGGTATTGGAAAAGGGATTGTTTGCCACGGGTCAGATTAAGCAAAAGCCAAGAAATATTG ACTCAACAGATTCTGGGCGATGA
- the LOC107778313 gene encoding serine carboxypeptidase-like 50 isoform X1, which yields MLGNFYELGPYRVSSSFRQNVEHLSLEPNPGSWNRIFGLLFLDNPIGTGFSIASTPDEIPRNQHDVAKHLFKATREFVALDPLFKTRPIYLTGESYAGKYVPAFGYYTVKKNAGLPKSRQLNLAGVAIGNGLTDPDTQVGTHALSAYYSGLINEKQKTQLESLQKEAIRLTKNGNWSAATSARSRVLGMLTNMTGLATLYDFRRLKPYEDELVAKFLSNVDIKRALKANDSIAFEVCSDSVGKALHEDVMKSVKYMVEFLVKNTKVLLYQGQCDLRDGVVSTEAWMKKMKWDEIDKFLEAERKVWRVNDGLAGYVQKWESLSHVVVMNAGHLVPTDQAVNSQVMIEDWVLEKGLFATGQIKQKPRNIGNFFHLFQVLTPLRKFLALLLPAIGSKNRTMDLMPLRKLCDNGDPKFSIEKKKNS from the exons ATGCTTGGAAACTTCTATGAACTTGGTCCTTACCGTGTATCGTCTTCTTTCAGGCAAAACGTCGAACATCTTTCGCTCGAACCTAATCCTGGTTCTTGGAATCGAATATTTGGGCTCCTTTTTCTTGATAATCCTATTGGAACTGGATTTAGTATTGCTTCGACTCCTGATGAGATACCAAGAAACCAACATGATGTTGCTAAACACCTTTTTAAAGCTACAAGAGAGTTTGTTGCATTAGATCCTTTGTTTAAGACGCGTCCGATTTACTTAACCGGTGAAAGTTATGCTGGTAAATATGTGCCAGCATTTGGGTACTATACAGTGAAAAAGAATGCGGGTTTGCCTAAATCAAGACAGTTGAATTTAGCTGGTGTCGCGATTGGGAATGGATTGACTGACCCCGATACTCAAGTGGGCACTCATGCTTTGAGTGCTTATTATTCCGGATTGATCAATGAGAAGCAAAAGACACAATTGGAATCGCTTCAAAAGGAAGCGATTCGACTTACCAAAAATGGCAATTGGAGCGCGGCAACGAGTGCTAGATCGAGGGTGTTAGGGATGTTGACGAATATGACGGGGCTTGCCACTTTATATGATTTTAGGAGGCTAAAGCCTTATGAAGATGAATTGGTGGCTAAATTTTTAAGCAATGTAGATATCAAGAGGGCTCTAAAAGCAAATGATTCGATAGCTTTTGAAGTATGCAGTGATTCAGTAGGCAAAGCATTGCACGAGGACGTGATGAAAAGCGTGAAGTACATGGTGGAGTTCTTGGTTAAGAATACTAAGGTGTTGTTATACCAGGGACAGTGTGATTTGAGAGATGGAGTGGTGTCGACTGAGgcatggatgaagaagatgaagtgggACGAAATTGATAAGTTTTTGGAGGCGGAGCGGAAGGTTTGGAGAGTGAATGACGGGCTTGCTGGATATGTGCAAAAGTGGGAGAGTTTGAGCCATGTTGTGGTAATGAACGCAGGGCATCTTGTGCCTACTGATCAAGCAGTGAATTCTCAGGTGATGATTGAAGATTGGGTATTGGAAAAGGGATTGTTTGCCACGGGTCAGATTAAGCAAAAGCCAAGAAATATTG GGAACTTTTTTcacttatttcaagttttaacacCCTTGAGGAAATTTCTGGCTTTGCTACTGCCAGCCATTGGATCCAAGAATAGAACCATGGACTTGATGCCCCTGCGGAAGCTTTGTGATAACGGTGACCCAAAATTCAgcatagaaaagaaaaagaattcatGA